In Arachis hypogaea cultivar Tifrunner chromosome 17, arahy.Tifrunner.gnm2.J5K5, whole genome shotgun sequence, a single window of DNA contains:
- the LOC112764481 gene encoding sister chromatid cohesion protein SCC4 isoform X2, with product MEAVAEGLWGLAEFHERRGEIGKAVKCLEAICQSQVSFFPIVEVKTRLRIATLLLHHSHNISHAKSHLERSQLLLKSIPSCFELKCRAYSLLSQCYHLVGSIPSQKQILQKGLELTASAGHEISMKLWSCNFNSQLANALSIEGDYRGSISSLECGYTTATEICNPELQMFFATSILHVHLMQWDDDNLVEQAVKRCSEIWQSIEPDKRQQCPGLLFYNELLHIFYRLRLCDYKNAAPHVDNLDAAMKADMQQTQQMQELMKELNALDQSLSRSDLHYRDRAALSEKQSSIQEQLKNMNGLNSTGCETLEPVYFGNVRRTLGDKLPLAPPPIDGEWLPKSAVYALVDLIVVIFGRPKGLFKECTKRFESGMQIIQDELLKLGITDGVTEVELKHSSIWMAGVYLMLLIQFLENKVAVELTRAEFVEAQEALIQMKNWFTRFPTILQACESIIEMLRGQYAHSVGCYNEAAFHFVEAVKLTESKSMQAMCQVYAAVSYICIGDAESSSQALDLITPVYGVMDSFVGVREKTGVLFAYGLLLMKRQDLQEARNRLARGLQLTHTYLGNLQLVSQYLTILGSLALALHDTVQAREILRSSLTLAKKLSDTPTQIWVLSILTEVPASQVKD from the exons ATGGAGGCGGTGGCGGAAGGGCTGTGGGGTTTGGCGGAGTTTCACGAGAGAAGAGGCGAGATAGGGAAAGCGGTGAAGTGCCTTGAAGCCATATGCCAGAGCCAGGTTTCATTCTTTCCGATCGTTGAAGTCAAGACGCGCCTCCGCATCGCCACTTTGCTCCTCCACCATTCTCACAACATCTCTCACGCCAAGTCCCATCTTGAACGCTCT CAATTGCTTTTAAAGTCAATACCATCATGCTTTGAATTGAAGTGCAGAGCATATAGCTTACTTAGCCAATGCTACCATCTTGTTGGATCTATTCCATCTCAGAAACAGATATTGCAGAAAGGCCTAGAGCTTACGGCATCGGCTGGACATGA GATTTCAATGAAGTTGTGGTCCTGCAACTTCAATTCGCAGCTTGCGAATGCTTTGTCAATTGAGGGTGACTACCGGGGTTCAATATCTTCCTTAGAATGTGGATATACCACTGCTACTGAAATATGCAACCCAGAGTTGCAG ATGTTTTTTGCTACCTCAATATTACATGTCCACCTCATGCAATGGGATGATGATAATTTGGTTGAGCAAGCTGTTAAAAGATGCAGTGAGATTTGGCAGTCAATTGAGCCTGATAAA AGACAACAATGCCCTGGCTTACTCTTTTATAATGAATTACTGCACATATTCTATCGACTGCGGCTCTGCGATTACAAGAATGCTGCACCCCATGTAGACAATCTGGATGCTGCCATGAAGGCTGACATGCAGCAAACACAACAAATGCAAGAGCTAATGAAGGAGCTGAATGCTTTGGATCAAAGCCTTTCTCGGTCTGACCTTCACTACAGGGATAGAGCAGCATTATCTGAAAAGCAATCATCGATTCAGGAGCAGCTAAAAAACATGAATGGATTGAACTCGACTGGGTGCGAAACTCTGGAACCTGTATATTTTGGTAATGTCAGAAGGACACTAGGTGATAAGCTTCCACTGGCACCTCCTCCGATTGATGGTGAATGGCTTCCTAAAAGTGCTGTCTATGCATTGGTTGATCTAATAGTTGTTATATTTGGGCGACCGAAAGGACTTTTTAAGGAGTGTACAAAGCGCTTTGAGTCTGGAATGCAAATCATTCAAG ATGAGTTATTGAAGCTTGGAATCACTGATGGTGTCACAG AAGTGGAATTGAAACACTCTTCTATCTGGATGGCTGGTGTGTACTTAATGCTACTAATTCAATTTCTTGAAAACAAGGTGGCCGTAGAGCTCACTCGGGCAGAATTTGTAGAAGCCCAAGAG GCTTTGATACAGATGAAAAATTGGTTCACACGGTTTCCAACTATATTACAGGCATGTGAGAGCATCATTGAGATGCTTAGAGGCCAATATGCTCATTCTGTTGGCTGTTATAACGAAGCTGCTTTTCACTTTGTTGAAGCAGTAAAG CTTACAGAGAGCAAATCAATGCAAGCTATGTGTCAAGTTTATGCAGCTGTCTCGTATATCTGCATTGGTGATGCTGAATCTTCTTCGCAG GCTCTCGATTTGATTACTCCAGTTTACGGTGTTATGGATTCCTTTGTAGGAGTCAGAGAGAAAACTGGTGTTCTTTTTGCTTATGGTCTTTTATTAATGAAGCGACAGGATCTTCAAGAAGCAAG AAATCGCCTGGCAAGGGGATTGCAGCTGACGCATACTTATTTGGGTAACCTTCAACTTGTTTCCCAATATTTGACGATCCTTGGCAGTTTGGCTCTTGCATTGCATGATACTGTACAAGCCAGGGAGATATTGAGATCATCATTGACCTTGGCAAAGAAGCTTTCTGATACTCCAACTCAGATATGGGTGCTATCTATTTTGACAG AAGTCCCAGCGTCCCAGGTTAAAGATTAG
- the LOC112765560 gene encoding cytochrome P450 714C2, translating to MQLLFDSEIFTCIVLSVGSFVLFLLLVLYNTLVGKPKRLRSKLIRQGINGPPTTFILGNIREIKKAKQLTTTPKSHSLEPIDVHDCASLNFPFIEKWRQKYGKLFMFSLGNTQILFVDKPEIIRDIITCTSLDLGKPSYQRRELGPLLGKGIITSNGTIWANQRKILAPELYMEKVKGMMTIIGESAISLVNSWSNRIEAKGGSANIKVDKYFRKFSGDVISRACFGSNFSKGEEIFSKLGALQEVMSKNAMATWIPGMRYLPTKNNREAKALEKDVRNCILQVVKKRKESGDDEKDMLQMVLEATKDSKLTEEAIENFIVDNCKNIYLAGYETTAVSAAWCLLLLASNQKWQDLVRAEALQICKGKVPDSNMLSKMKQLTMVIHETLRLYSPIPVISREALKDMKFGNLNVPKGVIIWAMTLTSHTDTDIWGLDAYKFKPERFANGVSGACKLPHMYMPFGMGPRVCLGRDLAITELKILLSLILCNFSFSLSPKYIHSPSLKLVVEPEFGVDLLVKKL from the exons ATGCAGCTCTTATTTGATTCCGAGATTTTCACATGTATTGTATTATCGGTAGGCTCTTTTGTGTTGTTTCTCTTGTTAGTTTTGTACAATACCCTAGTTGGGAAGCCAAAGAGACTTAGATCTAAGTTAATTAGGCAAGGTATAAATGGTCCACCTACAACTTTTATACTTGGAAATATTAGGGAAATAAAGAAGGCCAAGCAGCTTACAACTACTCCAAAATCTCATTCTCTAGAACCCATTGATGTCCATGATTGTGCTTCACTTAACTTCCCTTTCATTGAGAAATGGAGGCAAAAATATG GTAAATTGTTCATGTTTTCTCTTGGGAACACACAAATATTGTTTGTGGACAAACCTGAGATAATAAGAGACATTATTACATGTACATCCTTGGACTTGGGAAAGCCTTCATATCAGAGGAGAGAGTTAGGACCATTGCTTGGAAAGGGAATCATAACATCAAATGGAACCATATGGGCAAACCAAAGAAAGATCCTAGCTCCAGAGCTATACATGGAAAAGGTTAAG GGAATGATGACTATAATCGGGGAGTCTGCTATTTCTTTGGTAAACTCATGGAGTAATAGAATAGAGGCAAAGGGTGGAAGTGCAAATATAAAAGTTGATAAGTACTTTAGAAAATTTTCTGGGGATGTTATTTCAAGAGCATGCTTTGGTAGCAATTTTTCCAAGGGAGAAGAAATTTTCTCAAAACTTGGAGCTCTCCAAGAGGTCATGTCCAAGAATGCTATGGCTACATGGATTCCAGGAATGAG ATACCTTCCAACAAAGAACaacagagaagcaaaagcacTAGAAAAGGATGTGAGAAACTGTATACTCCAAGTGGTGAAGAAGAGAAAGGAATCAGGTGATGATGAGAAAGACATGTTGCAAATGGTTCTTGAAGCTACCAAAGACAGTAAACtgactgaagaggccattgaaaaCTTCATTGTTGATAACTGCAAAAATATATACTTGGCAGGTTATGAGACCACTGCAGTCTCTGCTGCATGGTGCCTCCTTTTATTGGCCTCAAATCAAAAGTGGCAAGATCTTGTTCGAGCCGAGGCACTCCAAATTTGCAAGGGTAAAGTCCCAGATTCTAACATGCTAAGTAAGATGAAACAG TTAACAATGGTTATTCATGAAACATTACGCCTTTACTCCCCAATACCTGTTATTTCAAGGGAAGCCTTAAAGGATATGAAATTTGGTAATCTTAATGTTCCAAAAGGTGTAATAATTTGGGCAATGACACTAACCTCACATACAGATACAGATATATGGGGACTCGATGCCTACAAATTCAAGCCAGAAAGGTTTGCAAATGGAGTTAGTGGTGCATGCAAATTGCCACACATGTATATGCCCTTTGGAATGGGACCAAGAGTTTGTCTTGGAAGAGATTTGGCCATCACTGAACTCAAGATATTGTTAAGTCTCATtttgtgtaatttttctttttccctttcccCTAAATACATCCATTCACCTTCTCTTAAGTTGGTTGTGGAGCCTGAATTTGGAGTAGACTTATTAGTTAAAAAGCTTTGA
- the LOC112764481 gene encoding sister chromatid cohesion protein SCC4 isoform X1: MEAVAEGLWGLAEFHERRGEIGKAVKCLEAICQSQVSFFPIVEVKTRLRIATLLLHHSHNISHAKSHLERSQLLLKSIPSCFELKCRAYSLLSQCYHLVGSIPSQKQILQKGLELTASAGHEISMKLWSCNFNSQLANALSIEGDYRGSISSLECGYTTATEICNPELQMFFATSILHVHLMQWDDDNLVEQAVKRCSEIWQSIEPDKRQQCPGLLFYNELLHIFYRLRLCDYKNAAPHVDNLDAAMKADMQQTQQMQELMKELNALDQSLSRSDLHYRDRAALSEKQSSIQEQLKNMNGLNSTGCETLEPVYFGNVRRTLGDKLPLAPPPIDGEWLPKSAVYALVDLIVVIFGRPKGLFKECTKRFESGMQIIQDELLKLGITDGVTEVELKHSSIWMAGVYLMLLIQFLENKVAVELTRAEFVEAQEALIQMKNWFTRFPTILQACESIIEMLRGQYAHSVGCYNEAAFHFVEAVKLTESKSMQAMCQVYAAVSYICIGDAESSSQALDLITPVYGVMDSFVGVREKTGVLFAYGLLLMKRQDLQEARNRLARGLQLTHTYLGNLQLVSQYLTILGSLALALHDTVQAREILRSSLTLAKKLSDTPTQIWVLSILTALYKELGERGNEMENAEYQTKKIEELQERLADAHASILHLEIIAKVRFEVRQLHETDMKRAMAGPAMGVNLDIPESIGLSAPLPATSSTRLVDTNSRRRGKWRI; the protein is encoded by the exons ATGGAGGCGGTGGCGGAAGGGCTGTGGGGTTTGGCGGAGTTTCACGAGAGAAGAGGCGAGATAGGGAAAGCGGTGAAGTGCCTTGAAGCCATATGCCAGAGCCAGGTTTCATTCTTTCCGATCGTTGAAGTCAAGACGCGCCTCCGCATCGCCACTTTGCTCCTCCACCATTCTCACAACATCTCTCACGCCAAGTCCCATCTTGAACGCTCT CAATTGCTTTTAAAGTCAATACCATCATGCTTTGAATTGAAGTGCAGAGCATATAGCTTACTTAGCCAATGCTACCATCTTGTTGGATCTATTCCATCTCAGAAACAGATATTGCAGAAAGGCCTAGAGCTTACGGCATCGGCTGGACATGA GATTTCAATGAAGTTGTGGTCCTGCAACTTCAATTCGCAGCTTGCGAATGCTTTGTCAATTGAGGGTGACTACCGGGGTTCAATATCTTCCTTAGAATGTGGATATACCACTGCTACTGAAATATGCAACCCAGAGTTGCAG ATGTTTTTTGCTACCTCAATATTACATGTCCACCTCATGCAATGGGATGATGATAATTTGGTTGAGCAAGCTGTTAAAAGATGCAGTGAGATTTGGCAGTCAATTGAGCCTGATAAA AGACAACAATGCCCTGGCTTACTCTTTTATAATGAATTACTGCACATATTCTATCGACTGCGGCTCTGCGATTACAAGAATGCTGCACCCCATGTAGACAATCTGGATGCTGCCATGAAGGCTGACATGCAGCAAACACAACAAATGCAAGAGCTAATGAAGGAGCTGAATGCTTTGGATCAAAGCCTTTCTCGGTCTGACCTTCACTACAGGGATAGAGCAGCATTATCTGAAAAGCAATCATCGATTCAGGAGCAGCTAAAAAACATGAATGGATTGAACTCGACTGGGTGCGAAACTCTGGAACCTGTATATTTTGGTAATGTCAGAAGGACACTAGGTGATAAGCTTCCACTGGCACCTCCTCCGATTGATGGTGAATGGCTTCCTAAAAGTGCTGTCTATGCATTGGTTGATCTAATAGTTGTTATATTTGGGCGACCGAAAGGACTTTTTAAGGAGTGTACAAAGCGCTTTGAGTCTGGAATGCAAATCATTCAAG ATGAGTTATTGAAGCTTGGAATCACTGATGGTGTCACAG AAGTGGAATTGAAACACTCTTCTATCTGGATGGCTGGTGTGTACTTAATGCTACTAATTCAATTTCTTGAAAACAAGGTGGCCGTAGAGCTCACTCGGGCAGAATTTGTAGAAGCCCAAGAG GCTTTGATACAGATGAAAAATTGGTTCACACGGTTTCCAACTATATTACAGGCATGTGAGAGCATCATTGAGATGCTTAGAGGCCAATATGCTCATTCTGTTGGCTGTTATAACGAAGCTGCTTTTCACTTTGTTGAAGCAGTAAAG CTTACAGAGAGCAAATCAATGCAAGCTATGTGTCAAGTTTATGCAGCTGTCTCGTATATCTGCATTGGTGATGCTGAATCTTCTTCGCAG GCTCTCGATTTGATTACTCCAGTTTACGGTGTTATGGATTCCTTTGTAGGAGTCAGAGAGAAAACTGGTGTTCTTTTTGCTTATGGTCTTTTATTAATGAAGCGACAGGATCTTCAAGAAGCAAG AAATCGCCTGGCAAGGGGATTGCAGCTGACGCATACTTATTTGGGTAACCTTCAACTTGTTTCCCAATATTTGACGATCCTTGGCAGTTTGGCTCTTGCATTGCATGATACTGTACAAGCCAGGGAGATATTGAGATCATCATTGACCTTGGCAAAGAAGCTTTCTGATACTCCAACTCAGATATGGGTGCTATCTATTTTGACAG CTTTATATAAAGAATTAGGGGAAAGAGGGAATGAAATGGAGAATGCTGAGTATCAGACAAAAAAGATAGAAGAATTGCAAGAGAGGCTTGCCGATGCACATGCGTCCATTCTTCATCTCGAAATA ATTGCCAAAGTGAGGTTCGAGGTTCGCCAATTACATGAGACGGACATGAAGCGCGCAATGGCAGGGCCAGCTATGGGAGTCAATCTTGATATTCCAGAATCTATTGGTTTGTCAGCACCTTTACCTGCTACATCATCAAC